One segment of Accipiter gentilis chromosome 26, bAccGen1.1, whole genome shotgun sequence DNA contains the following:
- the EGR1 gene encoding early growth response protein 1 isoform X1, with protein MAAAKAEMQLLPPLQMSDPFGAFPHSPPAMDTHYPKLEEMMLLGGGGPQFLAPPGAPESAGFGAAGEPGEQHFEHLAADTFPEISLNNEKTLPETSYPNQTTRLPPITYTGRFSLEPAPNSSNTLWPEPLFSLVSGLVGMANAPPTSTPSSSSPSSSSQSPPLSCSVQASENSPIYSAAPTFPNSSSDIFPEPQTQSFPNPSGPPIQYPPPAYPAAKTNFQVPMIPDYLFPQQQGELSLVPADQKPFPTLETRAQQPSLTPLSTIKAFATQTGSQELKTLNTNYQSQLIKPSRMRKYPNRPSKTPPHERPYACPVESCDRRFSRSDELTRHIRIHTGQKPFQCRICMRNFSRSDHLTTHIRTHTGEKPFACDICGRKFARSDERKRHTKIHLRQKDKKVEKAAPVSTASPVPAYSSSVTTSYPSSIATTYPSPVRTVYSSPAPSSYPSPAHTTFPSPSIATTYSSGTATFQTQVATSFSSPGVTNNFSSQVTSALSDMTSAFSPRTIEIC; from the exons ATGGCCGCGGCCAAGGCGGAGATGCAGCTCCTGCCCCCGCTGCAGATGTCCGACCCCTTCGGCGCCTTCCCGCACTCGCCCCCCGCCATGGACACTCACTACCCCAAGCTGGAGGAGATGATGCTGCTGGGCGGCGGGGGCCCGCAGTTCCTCGCCCCCCCCGGGGCGCCCGAGAGCGCGGGCTTCGGCGCCGCCGGGGAGCCCGGGGAGCAGCACTTCGAGCACCTCGCGGCAG ACACTTTCCCCGAGATCTCCCTGAACAACGAGAAAACCCTGCCAGAAACCAGCTATCCCAACCAAACGACGCGACTGCCACCGATAACCTACACGGGGCGCTTCTCCCTCGAGCCGGCCCCCAACAGTAGCAACACCTTATGGCCAGAGCCCCTCTTCAGCCTCGTCAGCGGGCTGGTGGGCATGGCTAATGCACCTCCCACCTCTACGCCTTCTTCATCGTCACCATCGTCCTCCTCGCAGAGCCCCCCTCTGAGCTGTTCTGTCCAAGCCAGCGAGAACAGCCCAATCTATTCGGCTGCACCAACTTTTCCCAATTCCAGCTCTGACATTTTCCCTGAACCGCAGACCCAGTCCTTTCCCAACCCTTCTGGACCCCCCATCCAGTATCCACCTCCAGCTTATCCGGCTGCTAAAACCAACTTTCAGGTGCCAATGATCCCGGATTACCTGTTCCCTCAGCAACAGGGTGAGCTCAGTCTCGTTCCAGCTGATCAGAAGCCCTTCCCAACCCTTGAGACTAGAGCACAGCAGCCTTCCCTCACGCCGCTGTCCACTATTAAGGCATTTGCTACTCAGACTGGCTCCCAAGAGTTGAAGACCCTCAACACTAACTATCAGTCCCAGCTGATCAAGCCCAGCAGGATGAGGAAATACCCAAACCGTCCCAGCAAGACCCCTCCTCATGAGCGGCCCTATGCCTGCCCGGTGGAGTCCTGTGACCGGAGGTTTTCACGGTCTGATGAGCTAACGCGGCACATCCGCATCCACACGGGACAGAAACCATTCCAGTGCCGCATTTGCATGCGGAACTTCAGCAGGAGCGACCACTTGACTACGCACATCCGCACACACACAGGAGAGAAGCCATTTGCCTGTGACATTTGTGGCAGAAAGTTTGCTAGAAGTGATGAGAGGAAGAGACACACTAAAATCCACCTTAGGCAGAAGGACAAGAAAGTGGAAAAGGCAGCTCCGGTCTCAACGGCTTCCCCAGTTCCTGCCTACTCATCCTCTGTGACTACATCCTATCCTTCCTCCATTGCCACCACTTACCCCTCACCAGTGCGCACAGTGTATTCCTCCCCTGCTCCCTCTTCCTATCCCTCCCCTGCACACACCACATTCCCATCTCCTTCTATAGCAACCACTTACTCCTCTGGCACTGCCACTTTTCAGACCCAAGTGGCCACCTCCTTCTCATCTCCAGGGGTCACCAACAATTTCAGCTCACAGGTGACCTCAGCACTTTCAGACATGACGTCAGCCTTTTCTCCAAGGACAATTGAGATTTGCTGA
- the EGR1 gene encoding early growth response protein 1 isoform X2, which translates to MNQDTFPEISLNNEKTLPETSYPNQTTRLPPITYTGRFSLEPAPNSSNTLWPEPLFSLVSGLVGMANAPPTSTPSSSSPSSSSQSPPLSCSVQASENSPIYSAAPTFPNSSSDIFPEPQTQSFPNPSGPPIQYPPPAYPAAKTNFQVPMIPDYLFPQQQGELSLVPADQKPFPTLETRAQQPSLTPLSTIKAFATQTGSQELKTLNTNYQSQLIKPSRMRKYPNRPSKTPPHERPYACPVESCDRRFSRSDELTRHIRIHTGQKPFQCRICMRNFSRSDHLTTHIRTHTGEKPFACDICGRKFARSDERKRHTKIHLRQKDKKVEKAAPVSTASPVPAYSSSVTTSYPSSIATTYPSPVRTVYSSPAPSSYPSPAHTTFPSPSIATTYSSGTATFQTQVATSFSSPGVTNNFSSQVTSALSDMTSAFSPRTIEIC; encoded by the coding sequence ACACTTTCCCCGAGATCTCCCTGAACAACGAGAAAACCCTGCCAGAAACCAGCTATCCCAACCAAACGACGCGACTGCCACCGATAACCTACACGGGGCGCTTCTCCCTCGAGCCGGCCCCCAACAGTAGCAACACCTTATGGCCAGAGCCCCTCTTCAGCCTCGTCAGCGGGCTGGTGGGCATGGCTAATGCACCTCCCACCTCTACGCCTTCTTCATCGTCACCATCGTCCTCCTCGCAGAGCCCCCCTCTGAGCTGTTCTGTCCAAGCCAGCGAGAACAGCCCAATCTATTCGGCTGCACCAACTTTTCCCAATTCCAGCTCTGACATTTTCCCTGAACCGCAGACCCAGTCCTTTCCCAACCCTTCTGGACCCCCCATCCAGTATCCACCTCCAGCTTATCCGGCTGCTAAAACCAACTTTCAGGTGCCAATGATCCCGGATTACCTGTTCCCTCAGCAACAGGGTGAGCTCAGTCTCGTTCCAGCTGATCAGAAGCCCTTCCCAACCCTTGAGACTAGAGCACAGCAGCCTTCCCTCACGCCGCTGTCCACTATTAAGGCATTTGCTACTCAGACTGGCTCCCAAGAGTTGAAGACCCTCAACACTAACTATCAGTCCCAGCTGATCAAGCCCAGCAGGATGAGGAAATACCCAAACCGTCCCAGCAAGACCCCTCCTCATGAGCGGCCCTATGCCTGCCCGGTGGAGTCCTGTGACCGGAGGTTTTCACGGTCTGATGAGCTAACGCGGCACATCCGCATCCACACGGGACAGAAACCATTCCAGTGCCGCATTTGCATGCGGAACTTCAGCAGGAGCGACCACTTGACTACGCACATCCGCACACACACAGGAGAGAAGCCATTTGCCTGTGACATTTGTGGCAGAAAGTTTGCTAGAAGTGATGAGAGGAAGAGACACACTAAAATCCACCTTAGGCAGAAGGACAAGAAAGTGGAAAAGGCAGCTCCGGTCTCAACGGCTTCCCCAGTTCCTGCCTACTCATCCTCTGTGACTACATCCTATCCTTCCTCCATTGCCACCACTTACCCCTCACCAGTGCGCACAGTGTATTCCTCCCCTGCTCCCTCTTCCTATCCCTCCCCTGCACACACCACATTCCCATCTCCTTCTATAGCAACCACTTACTCCTCTGGCACTGCCACTTTTCAGACCCAAGTGGCCACCTCCTTCTCATCTCCAGGGGTCACCAACAATTTCAGCTCACAGGTGACCTCAGCACTTTCAGACATGACGTCAGCCTTTTCTCCAAGGACAATTGAGATTTGCTGA